Below is a genomic region from Chryseobacterium scophthalmum.
TTTCTGCCAGTTTTGATGAAAAAAACAAAACAATTCCGATAAAGGAAAATGATTTTGAAATTCAGCCGGATTCGAAATATAAATATTATGTTTTGGAAACCTTTAAATTCTCTTATACCAATACAGCAAAACTAATTATCTATAATATTTTTGGTGAAAATGATTCTAAAATTTTGAATATCCAGCTAAACAGTTATATCAATAATACTCTTGTAGATCAGTTATTACTTGATTGTCGATTCACCTTTGAAACAGAATATTACAGAACTTTTACAATAGGAACAGAGAAAAATATAGAAATTATCAAACATTCTGTTGATAATTTAGAATACAATGAAGAAGGAGATATTGTAGGCGAAAAAAAACATGCAGATTCTGCTAAAGTAAAAGTAGATTATACAATAGATAAAAACGGAAAATTCGTTAAAAAATAAGATATGAAACCATTTGTATGTTTTTTTGTGCTTTTTGTCAATTTATTTTGTCAATCCCACAGTACAGAGCAGATAAATAACGATAAAGAGTGGAGTGGAAATTATTCATTTTCTGCCAAAAACAGAGATGATTTAAAAACAAGTTTTAATATCAATATTATAAAACTCGATAATATTACCGTAAAATATATCAGTGACGATGGTAAACCTGAAATTTACAAAAACCTGAAAAGTAATTTTGTTCAAAAGAATAAAATCAAAATAAATTTCAACCCCAAATATGAAGAAATGGGGATTATTTATATCGAAAAAGTAGAAAATGAATATTATATTTCAGGAAGTCCTATATATTTTATAAACCCGGGAAATGATGAAATGCCCTTGCGAAAGGTAAAATAAAAAACATGCAACAGATAATGTAAAATATCAACAATCTTTTCCTCCCATAAAACATAAAATCCGGTAAAGCCTGAAGATGTTCAGAAAGCAAAAGGCTCTCCTGCAGTATTTAAACCAGCGAGTAAAAAAGAAGAAGAAAGATATTTAAAAAGCATTGAATATGTGGCAAAAAAGAACCCGCCATACATTTAGAAATAATAATACCATGAGAAAAACATATTTATTAATACTTATTACAATATCTATTACTTTAACAAATTGTAAGAAAGAAGAAATATCACGTACTGATCCAATTATAGAGAAGAGCAATAGTATAAATAAATTTTTCAAACAAGAAGATGGTTTTGAATATACCAAACTTGGTCTTGCATGCAAAAATAATAACCTTGCTAATGTAAAAGAGTTAATTTCTAAAGGAGCCGATATAAATATTGTAAAGAAAGATGACATTTATGAATATGATGCCCTTTCTGTTGCAATAGAAAACAATCATTATGAAATTGTTAAATTTTTAATTAATGAAAAAGCAGATGTTAACAAAGTATATAATGAAGATGGTTTAACTGCAATTGGATTAGCAACAAAGTTAAATCAAAAAGAGATTGTTGAACTTTTATTAAAAAACCACGCAAATCCTAATGGTTCAGATGCATCAGAGACAGATTACAAAGAAACTCCATTATTAATTGCTATCCAAAATAACAATATTATCATTGCCAAGTTATTAATAGATTCTGGCGCAAATATTAATGATACCGATAAAGATGGTAATACAATAAAAAGTTTAATTTCCTCAAAAGGAGGGCAATGGGAAAATCTAGTTTCTGCTAATGCTCAAAAACTATTAAAATTCAATGGAGAATACTTTGCAGAAAATGACAAATTGAGTGATTATGGAATATCATTAAACTTCAAAAATGATTCTATTATTTATACAGAAATTGGCAATATGGGAAAAACGTACAATCAATATTTACTGAAAGTAAGTTTGACAGAAAATAATAAGATATATCTCAAATATGATAAAACATTGAATGGATATACGGTAAATGCAAATAAAGGCAATTACTTTGGAATAGTTACATCTGAAAAAATAGGTTTATTATTTGAAAGTGAATATTTATCAGAAAAATTTGATGTTGATAAAACTTTTATGAGTAAATAATATCACAAAAATAAAATAAGAAGAATAAAAAAAACTTATACTTCAAAAAAGATGAGTTCGCAGTAATTTTAAATCTTGGTGCAATTTTTGAAACGAAATGACAAAAAAATGAAAAATTTTATTTCTGCTTTATTTATAGTTTTAAGTATCAATTTCACTATGGCTCAAACTTATCATTTCCCGGAAGAATCTGATGTGCACGAAGGAACCTGGTTACAGTGGCCTCATCAATATCAACATGGTGTAACGTACAGAAATCATGTGGAGTCAACTTGGGTAGAAATGGTAAAAGCATTACAAACCAACGAAAAAGTTCACATCATCGCTTATAATGAAGTTGAAAAACAGAGAATCATCAAAGTTTTAGAAAAAGAAAAAGTTTCTTTGAAAAATGTAGACTTTAAAATATATCCGACAGATGATGTTTGGATAAGAGATAACGGACCAATTTTCGTAAAAGACAACAACGGAAATGTTTTGATTGAAGACTGGGGTTTTAATGGGTGGGGCGAAAAATATGATTTTGAAAACTGTGATCAAATCCCATCAAAAATCGGAAAAGATTTAGGTGTAAAAGTGATTGATCTTGGTGAAGAAATGGTCAACGAAGGTGGCTCTGTAGAGACTGACGGAAACGGAGTTTTGATGGCTTGTAAAAGTTCGGTCATCAGTCAGGAAAAAGAATCAATCAGAAACAAAGGAATTACCCAAAGGCAAGCCGAAAATATTTTTAAAAAATATTATGGCGTTTCCAAAGTAATCTGGTTAGATGGCGTTACAGGTCTTGATGTTACCGATATGCATATTGACGGATTTATGAAATTCATCAATCACAACACCATGCTTACAATGAAAGAAGAAGATTTGCTAGAATTAGGACTTTCTGAAAGTGATGTTGAAAAATTGTACTCCGCAACAAACACAGAAGGTAAAGAATACAAGAAAGTTTATATTCCAGCGACAAAAAATAAAGTGAAAACGGCTTATGGAAAACAACTTGAAGACAAAGGTTCTTATGTAAATTATTACGTAGCCAACGGAGTTGTTTTAGTTCCGAACTATGGAGATACTAACGATAAAATAGCCAATGAAATTATTCAAAAACAATATCCCAACAGAAAAGTGATCGGTATTGATGTAAGAAATCTCTATGAAAATGGAGGAATGATTCATTGCGTAACGCAACAGCAACCTGCAGGAAAGCTATTAAAAGAAAAGAATTAAAATATTATTTTTTTTTATGATAAATAAAGTTTCAAGTGATATTACCGGTCTCGACAAATCATTCGCTGATTTTCTCAGAATGATTTACACAGAAAACAAATAATAAAATTTTTCACATACATATTTTACCTCTGAATATTTCCGGAGGTGTTTTTTTGAGGGTATATAATATTTTGGTATATAATATATGCCTATCATTTTTTCAGGAGCTTAATCCGGCTTTCACTACTCGCTTTTTTGCACCAAGCTACTCCTTTTATGCAAAAAGAGCTCAAACATACCGTTCAATCCGGGCTAGGGTGGTAGTTTACAATTGAACTTTCAGTTATATATATGTATTGTGTTCTTATCATTTAAAATCTAAGATTTGAATTACTATTTTAAGATACACTCATTTATAATTTTGCTTGGATTGAAAAATTAACTAGAACAATGATTAATAAAGGTAGCGCTCCTCCGGAGCGCCACCTTTGTAGCAAAACAATGATTAGTTAGAATCAAAGCTCCATGGGAGCGACACATAGATCACAAGTCCTTTATTTTCCATTAGTCTTTCTTTGCTAAGTGAAACGCTTTTGTTTATCTTATATAAGGATACAACTGAAAACTCTTAGTCTGCCTTTGCGATAAAAACGCTTCTCTGTATATATTATCATAGATATTTCCCTCTGGAAACCTTTTCTTTCTTTTTTATTGTACTCCGATAATCCCAGAACTTAAGCCTTT
It encodes:
- a CDS encoding ankyrin repeat domain-containing protein, with product MWQKRTRHTFRNNNTMRKTYLLILITISITLTNCKKEEISRTDPIIEKSNSINKFFKQEDGFEYTKLGLACKNNNLANVKELISKGADINIVKKDDIYEYDALSVAIENNHYEIVKFLINEKADVNKVYNEDGLTAIGLATKLNQKEIVELLLKNHANPNGSDASETDYKETPLLIAIQNNNIIIAKLLIDSGANINDTDKDGNTIKSLISSKGGQWENLVSANAQKLLKFNGEYFAENDKLSDYGISLNFKNDSIIYTEIGNMGKTYNQYLLKVSLTENNKIYLKYDKTLNGYTVNANKGNYFGIVTSEKIGLLFESEYLSEKFDVDKTFMSK
- a CDS encoding agmatine deiminase family protein, yielding MKNFISALFIVLSINFTMAQTYHFPEESDVHEGTWLQWPHQYQHGVTYRNHVESTWVEMVKALQTNEKVHIIAYNEVEKQRIIKVLEKEKVSLKNVDFKIYPTDDVWIRDNGPIFVKDNNGNVLIEDWGFNGWGEKYDFENCDQIPSKIGKDLGVKVIDLGEEMVNEGGSVETDGNGVLMACKSSVISQEKESIRNKGITQRQAENIFKKYYGVSKVIWLDGVTGLDVTDMHIDGFMKFINHNTMLTMKEEDLLELGLSESDVEKLYSATNTEGKEYKKVYIPATKNKVKTAYGKQLEDKGSYVNYYVANGVVLVPNYGDTNDKIANEIIQKQYPNRKVIGIDVRNLYENGGMIHCVTQQQPAGKLLKEKN